From the genome of Candidatus Defluviilinea proxima:
CCCCGCATGTCCGCCCTCTACTTTGATGCGTGCGCCTTCTTTTTCTTTTTGCACGCGCGAGGTGATCGTCATCCGCGAGACAGAGCCTATTGATGCCAGCGCTTCGCCGCGAAAGCCAAGCGTTGAGATGGAAAAAAGATCATCGGAGCGAACCAGCTTCGAGGTCGCATGACGCGTGGCGGCCAGTTCAAGTTCCACAGACGGGATGCCCGATCCATCATCCGCCACTTCGATCAATTTCTTGCCCGCATCTTCCACTGTGATCGTGATCATCTTCGCGCCTGCGTCCAAAGAATTTTCGAGCAACTCTTTCACGACCGAGGCAGGGCGCTCGATCACTTCACCTGCGGCAATCTGTGATGCAACTTCAGGGGCAAGTAAACGAATAGGCATGCGGCGATTATACCCGTCCTTGCTCGTTACAATTCACATCGAAAAGTGCGGGTTATAATCGGCGGATGCGATTTACCACCATCTTCTTCGACCTCGACGACACACTGTATCCAAGTTCTGTTGGCTTGTGGAACGCCATCAAAGAGCGCATGAATCTGTACATGACCGAACGCATGGGCATACCCAAAGAGGATGTTCCCGCCCTGCGCGAACAATACTTCAAAATGTACGGCACAACCCTGCGCGGATTACAAGCCCGCCACAATGTGGATGTGGAAGATTACCTGGCTTATGTGCATGACCTGCCCCTGAAGGATTACCTGACTCCCAATCCTCTTCAACGCAAGATCATCGCTTCGCTCCCGACCCGCAACCTGATCTTCACAAACGCAGACG
Proteins encoded in this window:
- a CDS encoding pyrimidine 5'-nucleotidase encodes the protein MRFTTIFFDLDDTLYPSSVGLWNAIKERMNLYMTERMGIPKEDVPALREQYFKMYGTTLRGLQARHNVDVEDYLAYVHDLPLKDYLTPNPLQRKIIASLPTRNLIFTNADVHHARRVLTALNLNDLFETIIDINAVAPYCKPMPESFAIAQELADEPDPRKCVMIDDLPHTTRAALSVGMASILYGTEEPTPNASGVFADWNHLPILLGD